One window of Mus caroli chromosome 11, CAROLI_EIJ_v1.1, whole genome shotgun sequence genomic DNA carries:
- the LOC110305658 gene encoding eukaryotic translation initiation factor 4E-binding protein 1, which translates to MSAGSSCSQTPSRAIPTRRVALGDGMQLPPGDYSTTPGGTLFSTTPGGTRIIYDRKFLMECRNSPVAKTPPKDLPAIPGVTSPTSDEPPMQASQSHLPSSPEDKRAGGEESQFEMDI; encoded by the coding sequence ATGTCGGCGGGCAGCAGCTGCAGCCAGACTCCCAGCCGGGCCATCCCCACTCGCCGCGTAGCCCTCGGCGACGGCATGCAGCTCCCGCCTGGGGACTACAGCACCACCCCGGGCGGCACGCTCTTCAGCACCACCCCGGGAGGAACCAGGATCATCTATGACCGGAAATTCTTGATGGAGTGTCGGAACTCACCTGTAGCCAAAACACCCCCAAAGGACCTGCCAGCCATTCCTGGGGTCACTAGCCCTACCAGTGATGAGCCTCCCATgcaagccagccagagccaccTGCCCAGCAGCCCGGAAGATAAGCGGGCAGGCGGTGAAGAGTCACAGTTTGAGATGGACATTTAA